A single window of Onychomys torridus chromosome 8, mOncTor1.1, whole genome shotgun sequence DNA harbors:
- the Pkmyt1 gene encoding membrane-associated tyrosine- and threonine-specific cdc2-inhibitory kinase, which yields MSMPTEGTPPPLSGTPIPVPAYFRHAEPGFSLKRPGGLSRSLPPRPPAKGSIPVSRLFPPRTPGWHQPQPRRVSFLGETSETLKSPGYDPSRPESFFQQNFQRLSRLGHGSYGEVFKVRSKEDGRLYAVKRSMSPFRGPKDRTRKLAEVGGHEKVGQHPHCVRLEQAWEEGGILYLQTELCGPSLQQHCEAWGASLPEAQVWGYLRDTLLALDHLHSHGLAHLDVKPANIFLGPRGRCKLGDFGLLVDLGSTGAGEAQEGDPRYMAPELLQGSYGTAADVFSLGLTILEVACNMELPHGGEGWQQLRQGYLPPEFTAGLSSELRSVLTMMLEPDPQLRATAEALLALPMLRQPRPWNVVWYMAAEVLSRGWALWQALITLLCWLWHGLAHPASWLQPPGPPATPPGSPPCSPLLDSSLSSSWDDDDIGPSLSPEAILSRVTRRTSTPRGRFTPRAALDLTDMDLEPPRGPCPTFEPRNLLSLFEDSLDPA from the exons ATGTCCATGCCCACTGAGGGCACCCCACCGCCCCTAAGTGGTACCCCCATCCCAGTTCCAGCCTACTTCCGACATGCAGAGCCTGGTTTCTCCCTCAAAAGGCCCGGGGGCCTCAGCCGGAGCCTTCCACCTCGGCCCCCTGCCAAGGGCAGCATCCCCGTCAGCCGGCTCTTCCCTCCTCGGACTCCAGGCTGGCACCAGCCCCAGCCCCGGAGGGTGTCATTCCTGGGTGAGACCTCAGAGACCCTGAAGAGTCCTGGATATGACCCAAGCCGGCCAGAGTCCTTCTTTCAGCAGAATTTCCAGAGGCTTAGCCGCCTAGGTCATGGCTCCTACGGAGAGGTCTTCAAG GTACGCTCCAAGGAAGATGGCCGACTCTATGCTGTTAAGCGCTCCATGTCACCATTCCGAGGCCCCAAAGACCGGACTCGCAAGCTGGCTGAGGTAGGCGGCCACGAGAAGGTGGGgcagcacccacactgtgtgaGACTGGAGCAGGCCTGGGAGGAGGGCGGCATCCTATACctgcagacagagctctgtgggCCCAGCCTGCAGCAACACTGTGAAGCCTGGGGGGCCAGCCTGCCAGAGGCCCAGGTTTGGGGTTACTTGCGGGACACTCTTCTGGCTCTGGACCACCTACATAGTCACGGCCTAGCTCACCTTGATGTCAAGCCTGCCAACATCTTCTTGGGGCCCCGGGGCCGCTGCAAGCTGGGTGACTTTGGACTACTGGTGGATCTGGGTTCAACTGGCGCTGGTGAGGCTCAGGAGGGAGACCCTCGCTACATGGCCCCAGAACTGCTGCAGGGCTCCTACGGGACAGCCGCAGATGTGTTCAG TCTGGGTCTCACCATCTTGGAAGTGGCCTGCAACATGGAACTGCCCCATGGTGGGGAGGGCTGGCAGCAGCTGCGCCAGGGATACTTGCCCCCTGAGTTCACTGCTG GTCTATCTTCTGAGCTGCGTTCTGTCCTCACAATGATGTTGGAGCCTGACCCCCAGCTTCGAGCCACAGCTGAGGCCCTGCTGGCCCTGCCCATGCTGAGGCAGCCACGCCCCTGGAATGTTGTGTGGTATATGGCTGCAGAAGTCCTGAGTCGAGGTTGGGCCCTGTGGCAG GCACTGATCACTCTGCTATGCTGGCTCTGGCATGGTCTGGCTCATCCTGCCAGCTGGCTGCAGCCTCCGGGCCCCCCAGCCACGCCGCCTGGCTCCCCACCTTGCAGCCCCCTCCTGGACAGCAGCCTCTCCAGCAGCTGGGACGACGATGACATAGG CCCCTCGCTCTCCCCAGAGGCCATCTTGTCCCGGGTCACTAGGAGAACCTCTACCCCCCGAGGCAGGTTCACACCAAG gGCTGCCCTGGACCTAACTGACATGGACTTGGAGCCTCCTAGAGGTCCCTGCCCTACCTTTGAGCCACGGAACCTCCTCAGCCTATTTGAGGACTCACTAGACCCAGCCTGA